In Pan paniscus chromosome 15, NHGRI_mPanPan1-v2.0_pri, whole genome shotgun sequence, the sequence CGTTTGCTGAAGTTAAAAGGCGTGGGGAGCCAGGTGGTGCCCTGGAGGGATGGCCGCGCGAGACGAGACCAACCTTCGGGACAGGGGAGAGCGGGGCTACTGAACGCAGGGGATTCCGCTGAGCCTCCAGCCCCTGAGCGTCCACCTTCGGCCCAGGTGGGGGACGCGGTCTCGGGAAGAAAGCCCGGAATCCCGAGCCGGCCAGCCGCGAGCAGCGGGTACCGGAGCGCGTGGGCAGGCGCGCGGAGGCAGAGGCGGGCCGGCGGCTGTCCCTTTAAGGGGCCGGTCTCCCGGCGCCGCCGGCCCAGACGCCAGGACGTGCCGgggccgccccgccccgccccgaaGCCGCCCGTTTCCTGCCGAGCGGCGCGACGGCACCTGAGCgactgcggcggcggcggcggcggcgcctcGGAGCGGGCGGCCCGGGCTGTAGTGCCGGCGCCGCCGCGTCTTCCCGGTCTCCCGGGCCGCACAGGGTGAGGGTGAGCAGGCCGCACCGGGACGGGCGCCGGCGGCGGGGAGCGCGGGGGGAGGCGGCGCCGGCCGCGGGGTCCTGGGGCAGGCGGGAGGGCCGCGCCGGGCGGGGGGGGCGCGGCCGCGGGGCCCGGACGCCGCCCGCTGGGTAGGCCTCGGGCATCCGGTCGCCGCCGCGGGGCTCTTGCTGGGGCCGGGACGCCGCAGGGGGCGGGCTCGGAGGGACCTCCTCGGCCTCGCGGGGCCACTCTGGGCCCGACCCCGGCTCTGTCGCGGCACCCGGGGCGCGGCCGAGGGAcaccccccaccctccccaaGGACGACTCTCCCGAAGGCGAGGTCGACCCGAGCGGGCCCTGGGGTGACCGAGGCACCTATTTTTAGCCAAGCCTGAGGGCCCCCGGGAGGGAAGGCGGATTACCGCCTCCTCGGCCGGTGGACGGAGGCAGCGCGTCTCCGGCGGCGTCCCCGGGCCGGAGCTGGGCCACACTTAACGCCATGCTGGAGTTCCAGTCCTCGCCGCTGCCTCCGGCGGTCTGGGCGCTCGCCCCCTTCCCCGGCGCCCCTCCCGCTGCCCTTTGCGAGTCCCCAGGTCAGGGCGGGAGGCGGTTGGGCACGGAAAGCAGCATGAGGGGGGACTTTGGAAAAATCCGTGGACCACCCTCGACACCGGCGAAGTTATCCCTTCCTGTCCCCGAGGGGTGTGTCTTAGCGATTCGGCCTGACCCCTTCAGTTTCCAAAAGTGAGATTTTTGGCCTTGGGGACCTCGCCGGAAAACTATACGGGAAGTCTAGAGAAGTCGTCTGGCTCTCAGCCATACGTCTGGTGTGGGATGTGCAGCCCCGCACGCTGGCGGCGAAGGCGCTGGGTGCACTAGACGTGGGCAGCCCCGGACGCGGGCAGCGGCGTCCCAGCCGGCCCCAGTTGCACCTTGACTAGGTTAGGTTGAAAGTAAGCTGTTCAGTGTTGGCCCTTCTTTCctgtgggaggaaggaggaatcTAAATTCAGAACTGTGTTGGCAAACGGATTCCTTAGCCGCTATTTAAGTTAGTAGTGCTTAAAGAGCTACGGTTGAAGTTAACTgttaaggtgtgtgtgtgtgtgtgtgtgtgattttgtgGAAAGCCTTGAGAAATGTAGACACCCATAGCCAGCAgttaaggggtgtgtgtgtgtgtgtgtgtgtgtgtgtgtgtgtgtgtgtgtgtgtgatgactTTGTGGAAAGCCTTGAGAAATGTAGACACTCATAGCCAGCCCAGCTAAAGATAAGCATCTTCAGGTGAACTAAAGCTTCTGAATTGTATAGGAGTTGACTTAAAGTTAGAATTTTTGCTAAATTAGGTTGCATTTGTTTTCCTTAGCTTACCTAGCAGGCTAATAGCAACAGTGTCTCCAGTTTGGTCCGAAGCAATTGCTGGTAAGACTTGGGATAATGATCCCAAGAATAACACTAAATTACTCTTGAGTATTTTGGGTAGACATGCCTTGCAGTAGACTTTCATATTTGATGTGCTGCCTGATAAAAAAAggctctttttttccctttttccttttgtttttagtttaaggATCTAACCTGAAATAGCTGGGTCTGTTCATGAGTTTCCCTCCCACCCCAACATTGAGTTTCAAATGTCTCTTCTAATTTTGTAGCCTTCAGCAGACATAACAATACCTTATCAAGTGAGCTTAGAGAATAAGGTGTTCTACTTGATTTACTTGAGGCTGataatgaatttgaaaatataacaAGATCTATTGAAAAATTTTCTTAATActtgaaaattataaagaataaCAAGTATTTAACTCTTAATGATTCAGCGTCAGCATTATGAAGAGACATTTACGATTTTGTTTCCAATTTAGATCTTTCTATATTCTTTTAATACCAGTAGTCTCTTCCGTTTGATGTTGTGTTTTTCCCTAAAAATGCGTCACTTCAGTCTCCCTTCTAGTTTATAGGCTTTAATCTGCTTTTGGTAGGGAGATcgttttaataattatatttttaatatcagtCAAGATGGCTTTTTAAAAGAGCCTAAAACGTGAAAACCTTTTTGAGACTTCTAAAGAACCCATATTAAGATTGTCACTGTTGTTAAGTTCTTAACTTGAATTTAAGTTATGGTTAAAAGTTCTTAATCAGCCTGTCATGGTTAAGATGACACGTAGAATACTGAATCATAATcgtttttttaaaagttgaatgtGTCTTATACATTTCCTATGTGTAAGTTAATTTCTTAACTTGAATGGAACGTGTCTTTTTAATTGTATGCTTATAATTTTTATAGCAAATTAAGTTTTAACCTGAAAGATCTCCAAtactttgttaaaatataaaattgttaatGAACTTAAGTGGTTCTAGGAAGGTTTTGGTTCTCTTGGGAATCTGACCTAATATGTaataaggaaatgagaaaaatcgTGCTTTGCAAGATCGTTCATATATTTGAGAATACACCTTATGACCTGCTTGTTCTCTGTACTGTTTTTAGTGACTTTGAAGGTAAATCCAGAGTATACTTAGAGGATACAAGCAAGTAACTATTTCTCTAGAAGTGACATTGATGATCACTCATGCTCAAAGAGAATTGCATTTCATTGCTTCCTCTTTCAGTTCCTGTGAACATGACTTTGTCCCaatcaaaaaatgtaatttattttcaaatcacCAGGAAAATATTGGTCTAGATGAGAATATAAGCCTTTTTCCCTCCtctataaatagaaaattaaacattaagGGGAAGACCCTTATGTGCTGTGAACTAAGGGGTTTAATTTAACCTTCTGTATCTGAGGtctagagaaagagaaataatgacAGTTTACAACTGTGTGCCGAGCTGTTGTGCTTAAATGTGTTTTTGACAGAGGTAGCAGTGAAAActatgctatttttcttttttaaaaaatggtacaaGCTTTTAATTGgttttatgtaaaagaaaataggCAAGATATACTTTTAACTCTAACAATAGTTTTAGTAGATACTCTGATAGGAAATATAATATTCCTCGGAAATTTAGAAGACATACCCTAAAAAAAGTTATGATTTAGTATTTTACGAGTCGTCCTAGCTACTACAGGGAGATTAAGAACTTTTCCGTAACTTAAATCTGGTTTCAGCAAAGTGATTTGTACACTAAATGTAATTTGTTTGCACTCTTCTTCCAGGACATTCTGCTTTTTGGGCTTTCTCCTTCCTAATTGCTTTGTTCATTCTATCTTCCATCTTCTACTCTTAAAGTTGACATGCTCAGTCcttgtttcacttttctttttatattcctCTGACAATCTTATCCAGTGTCATGGTTTTAAATACTTATATGCTGATGGCTCCCATATTTATATCTCCAACCCAGACTTTCCACATGTCCTGTTAGGCCTATCCACTTGGATGTGCAGTAGTCAACTCCAACTAAATTTCCATATTTTTCCTCAAACATGTTTGATGTTTGATGTTTCCATCAAACATTCAGGTAAAAAAACGTTGGAGTCATCCCTGACTTATCTCTTTCACACTTGGCATTCTGTGCTCTGTCTTATCTTGAAAATATAACCAGAATCCAATCAGTACTTACTGCTTCCACTGCTCACCAGCCTGGTGCAAGCCATTCTTATCTCTTACCTAGATTTATGCAATTAGCCTCCTAACtgatctccctgcctctgccctaACTCCCTGCAGTCTTTCCAACACAACAACTGGATCATATTACTTATCTTCTCAGAATGCTACAGTGACTTTCTCTATGCACAGTGAAAGCTGAAGTTCTTATGTCCTTAAGGCCATACAGAATCTGGACACTTCCACTCTCCTCATTCCTCCTTACCTCTAAGGTTAGCTACTATTGTCCCTCTGCTTACTTCTCTCTGGCTCCAATGGCTTTCCTAAGGGCAGCTACATATCAGACATTGCCCTAAACGCTTAGGCTCCatcaataaacaaaacagacGAAAAGCTCTGCCCTGATAGAAGTTATGTAATAGTGTATGTTTGAGGGCAAGAGGAAGAGATAATAAACACAATCAATGAGGAAATTATATACTGTTTACTTCTCCTGGCAAGAAGGTGACAAGTGCCATGGAGGAAACAGAGCTGTTTTTTACACTGGCTGTTACCCTGTAGATACATGCATGGCTTGTTGTCTCCGTCcagtctttgctttttaaatgtcagtttcttaaaaagatgtgcctattttatttaaaactgcaCTCCCCTACGTCTGATTCTTGTACCTTGCTCCGTTTTCTTTATAGCATTTGTCACCTTCTGTCATACTATATAATTTCCTGGTTGTGTTTATTGTCTCTTCCACATAACCCCCAAACACACAGTATTACATAGCTTCTATGAGGGTAggctttttgtctgttttattgatGACTCTTTAAGAGTTCAGagcagtgtctagcacatagcaggtcctcaataaaaatttgttgaacACAATAATTAAATCCTGGCTAGGTGTgatgactcacatctgtaatgccagcactttgggaggccaaggtgtgtggattgcttgagcccagcagtttgggaccagcctgggcaacgtggcaaaaccccatctttaaaaagaatataaaaatagccaggcatggtagcgtgtgcctgtggtcccagcttcttgggaggctgaggtgggaggattgcttgagccagggaggtggaggttgcagtgagctgagatggtgcgactgcactccagcctgggtgacagagtgagactctgtctcaaaaaaaaaaaaaaaaaaaaaaaatctcgcaTTCCTTCGTTTGATGGATAACTCATTATTGGATACATGTAGTTTTCAGTTTGCTCCTTTCCTCTTTCAGGGATGGTCAGAGAGTGGAAGAAAGTGGCATGGAGCCTTTGGGAGCTGCTTGGTGGAAGGAATGATGTTAGAGTGTGGTGGAGACCCTCTTACATACTCCACATGATTAGGACCATTTGTTAGTTAATTCAAAACGTTGGTTAAAGCAAGGAATCAAAATATATGTGCACCTTAAatgttttcacttaaaatatttgattttacttttatttgcctttttatttttactgatttcttttcttaaaataaaggTTATCCTGATTTTCCTTTCATAGATTGTACTCTAAAAGCATTATCTATGATTTCTAGTATTGGTTTCTTTAAAGTGGAATGAAAAGATAGGCACTGGGAAACTCTCCAAGTACAAAATCTTTATAGATTTTTCCAGTTATTCATCAAGGCCTTCCAAAGGatttaatgtcatttttatagaaataacacCTTTTGACTCTATTTTCATGTTTGATAGATATATAGAAATAAGTGAGTAGGAGAGTAACTGCTAGCCAGAAACAGCTTTCAGAAGACACCAGCCCATGTATTTTTACAAAGGAGGAGAATGTCAGTTAATCCAGTGAGAGATCCTGTAAGACAGCTTCCACTTTGAATAGGTTCCATAGGGGCCGTAGGATCATAGCAGCCTATAATTACTAGAAGAGAATGTTATTTacccttatttctttattttgactcTGAGTAACATCTACAATTAGTTTTCAGAACTTATGTGAATTCAAGTAAGTGTACATTGTCTATCAGGAGACATGATGTTACACTGCATTTTCACTGGAAAATGTGGGACAATTATTATTCTTATGCATGAGTCATTGAGTTGTCAAGGAAACAATCTGGTCTGGTATAATAAGCTGGAAGTCACTAGTTAGGAGACCTACAGGTCTTAGACCTTATTAACTCTAAGGTTTTATGCAAGTTCTTTATTGTCCAGTTCTTTAATTACATAATGTTCTGTGGGGTAGTGGAAACAGCTTGGGCACTAGGGAGCCTGAAGACCTTGGGCTTGAATTTAGTTTTGCTAGTCAGTACCACTTACTGCATGTGTGATCTTAACCTATATTAACCTGCCTAAGGCTCATTAAAGAATTATCTTACCTCAGTAGTTGCCTCATAAGTGATAGCTAACATTGGAGTACATATTTGCTGTCAGACTCTAAATGCTTTAGGTGcattatcatatcatatcatatttaatcttctcaacaaccttatgaggtaggtactatttggTGAAAACCAGAGAGACAAATAATTTGTTCAAAGACACAAATATCTTTAGGAGGAGCCTGAATTTTAACTGAGGCATTCTGACTTAGAGCCCATTCTTACCCGTTGAGCTGTTTTATAAGAATGCtttctgaagaaaacaaaacgCTGTCCATGTGCAGCTGTCTAATGTTAGGCATTACAAAGCTAAATGAAGGTTATAAGGATCCCCCTCCCCCGCATAGGAATTAGAAGATTAATTCTTAAAACTAGTGATTTAAATTTAAAGACTTGAAGTTTTTCAAGTGGGGAAAACAGTAAAAGCTACTTAAACCACATGCTATAAAATGTTTTAGTTATATGGAAAGCAGTAGATAGAATGTCGTCCTTTTGTTTCCAAGaaacttttctgtttcatttcctgCATATGTTCATTATAAGTTACTCGTGTGTGATCTTATAGACATTTCTTAATGGTTACCTCGAAAACGCCAACTCTGACCCTACCTAAAAATGCATACCCTCCCTGTTCTTTGTCACagccttatttttattaattgcaCTATCAGTCACAACCTGATGTTATAATACGCTTATTTCTTTCTTGGTATCTGCCTCACCTACAAGAATATAAACAATGtgaggcagggactgtgtcttgtTCATCGCTGTGAACTATATGTCTGACACCTAGGTAGTGCTCAATTTGAATGAATGGGTGGTCTGATGCTTGAAAATGATTGGGACTCATTGAGTCTTTTGCTTTACTTGCCATCCATTATTAGCATGGCTAACAGTGATATTTGGTATGCCATATAAAGTGAAACTCTAAGAATAAGGGTTTTAGGTTTACTCTTGGGAGAGCggaatggaaaacaatttgaAACACGAATTTCAGCAAAATGCGTGTGCTTAGTCCCAGTTAATCTTGTTCATCAGTAATGTAAGTGTTTTGAGTGGAATCTGTACATAAATAATTTAGTGAATGCTTGTGTTTAGATCTAATTACCTTCTGAAATAAATTTGGACAAGCTAAGCTGTGCACTGAAAACTCCCTAGTGTTCTGAATGCTATGTTGCAGAACATTGAAGATGTTGCCTTAAATCTGTAATATCCACACAGGTTGAATTCACTTATGTGCCACCAACCTGTACTTGCCTACTTTATTGGGAAGTCATGTTCATTTGAAATGTTTCCGTAATTACTTTACATAGTTTTCATAATCTGGGTCTCTTGAGGTTGGCTGAATGTCATGATTTCTGTGAAGGGAATTCCTCAAGCTTCTATTTAGTGCTCTTATTTCTGGGTACAGTTTCAGGTGCTGTGCTGGGTAATCTTTGTGCTTGGTACTCTATTGCTGGGGAATCATTTCTTAAATAGCTTCCAGTTTGACTAGATGTTTGCTgtaattttaagtttaaattgaATCCTTTTGTAAAAGTGGCTTAattctttcactcttttttttcttttagtctaaATAATTGGATTTAGTTTTAACTTGAAGTATTTCTGAGCTTGAAAATTCTGGAGCACTTTTCAAGTAAAAAATACAGCTGACCTTTGGACAATGTGGGAATTAGGGGCACTAGCACCCTGTGCAGTCAGAAATGtttgtataacttttgactctccaGAAACTTAACTACTAGTACCCTACTTTTGACTGGAAACCTTACCAATTACATAAATAGTCAATTAACATGTATATTGTacgttatatgtattatatactgtattcttataataaagctacagaaaagaaaatgctactaagaaaatcataagagacTGTGTATTTACAATACTGTACTGTTTATTGATACCATAAGTTTATATCATCTGTAAGCTGAATCATCTGTCTGAAACAGTGAGCAACTGTAACTGCAGACCTCAGTCTAAGTACATATCAAGTAATTCAACTTTTCcttgtcatgacttttctctgcttctcgggagcacttccagcattaCTAGTGGCACTTGGCGTGGGTCTCATGGTGTTATTCAGGGTTTACAGTGTTGTGCTAAAAATGATGAACAATATGCGAGAACTTTgatcactttttactgtgatACTGTTACTGGAAGGACAGAATGCTCATGTGGAGATAATTAGAGTCATGGATAGGAGTCAGGGATACTTCAGACACTTGAGCTCACAGTAATACCAACAGTAGGTGGCCACAAAATTATTACAGTGGTACAGTATGTActgcagttaattttatgcagttgtgATTTGGTACTGTATCTTGACCTTTGTTTACATTTCCATCTATTGCAAATGGCACCATGTACGGTAACCATATAGGGTCTGGTTtgtgtaagttttgataaattttaactttataatttgtgtatattttatggtagtaaattataaaatagactgGGATCTACATATATTTTACGCATTCAtgacatttttcttaatttttttcaatatttctaggcTGTGGTTTCCCTGTGAGTTTTTTTCATATTGTTGCAGTCTccaaaaaattttccaatataGTTAccgaaaaaaaaatctgcatgaagtggacccacacagtttAAACCCATAGTGTTCAAAGGTCAGTTATACATTCAAGATTAGCCTTggaattatatgtaaaatacagcCGAGGCATTTACCTTGTCTGAGGTTttggggagaaaagaaataattcataaatataaGTTAGTTGTAAAGTGATGAAAGCCGAATTTTTGTCTGCTCTTTTAGGATTAATTACTGGCATAAATTGGTAGTTATATTTCATATCCTTTCAGTGTTATGTAACCTTCATTTAAGCAGAAAGTCCTGGCAGCATTCAAAATAACATACTACTTTTGGTAtaaagagattcttttttttgcaacggcgtctcgctctgtcacccaggctggagtgcagtggtgcaatcttggctcactgcaacctctgactcactgcaacctctgcctcctgggctcaagcgattctactgtctcccgagtagctgggattacaggcacctgccaccaaacctggctaatatttgtatttttaatagagatggggtttcatcttgttggccaagctggtctcgaactcctgacatcaagtgatccacccgccgtagcctcccaaagtgctgagattacaggcatgagccaccatgctgggccacaGATTCTTTAATTATTATTCTTGGTTACTATATtcatctgatttctttttcttttttttttttttttgcgatggagtctctctctgtcgcccaggctggagtgcagtggcacgatctccgctcactgcaacctccgcctcccaggttcaagtgattctcctgcctcaacctcttgagtagctgggactacaggcatgcatcaccacgcccagctaatttttgtatttttagtagaaacggggtttcaccatgttggccaggatggtctcgatctcttgaccttgtgatctgcccacctcagcctcctaaagtgctgggattacaggtgtgagccactgcacccagccttatttatcTGATTTCTTAAGGTAGCTTTgtaataagtaaaaacaaaacaaaacaaaaaacacacatacaaacctagatattttctgtaaacatttttaacagatttcttattttaaaggacttttctttttgGGGAAAATTTCTTCCAAAGTAGGAATAACTTTCTACAATTATTCAGTGCTTTTATTGTAATTGTGTAAGTTAAGAAGCAGGGAAACTTATgcctgtttgcttgtttgttttgatttacatttatcTCTTCCtacttgtctttttattgttttattgaaaGTTGAAACCACTATTAAATGATTCAGACATATAAgagaatatataatgtatatgtacagtttaaagattaaatgtaaaatgaacatCTGTGTACTGAACACCTGTGTACCTCTcagctttaaattttttcttttaaaataaaatacatatgaaataatattttaagaatacgTGTAAGATATAAAGACATAATGAACAGCCTTGTATCTAATACCCAGTTTGAGAacataatcctttttatttctttatgtctcTTCCCACACTCTAACCACTACCTTTCttacctttgcttttcttttagttttgccaGATCTAGTTGTATCCCTAaactattttgttgttttgttggtttttgaaCTCTAAATGGAATCCTTCTGTATGAGTTTATTTGTAACTTCCTATTTCCCCTCAACCTTGTTAtcaggatattcttttttttttttttgtggtggagtctcgctctgttgcccaggctggagtgcagtggcgcgatcttggctgactgcaaccgctgcctcctaggttcaagcgattttcctgcatcagcctctgagtagctgggattacaggcatgcaccaccacgtccagctaatttttatatttttagtagagatggggtttcaccatgttcgcaaggctggtctcgatctcctgaccttgtgatccacccgccttggcctcccaaagtgctgggattacaggcatgagccaccatgcccggcccaggaTATTCTTTCACCATGTTGTATGTAGCTCTAACTGATTTGGCTACTTCGTGTATGA encodes:
- the LOC100986095 gene encoding basic proline-rich protein-like, with protein sequence MALSVAQLRPGDAAGDALPPSTGRGGARAPRRRPDARGLPSGRRPGPAAAPPPPGAALPPAPGPRGRRRLPPRSPPPAPVPVRPAHPHPVRPGRPGRRGGAGTTARAARSEAPPPPPPQSLRCRRAARQETGGFGAGRGGPGTSWRLGRRRRETGPLKGQPPARLCLRAPAHALRYPLLAAGRLGIPGFLPETASPTWAEGGRSGAGGSAESPAFSSPALPCPEGLLCPSAVPVPSKQSISEVLAIF